The Alnus glutinosa chromosome 8, dhAlnGlut1.1, whole genome shotgun sequence DNA segment ATCAACCGAAGGAATgaagagcatatatatatatatgttcctgCTGGCTGCTCCTATGGTTAACTTATTTTCTGGTTAACATGCAGGAATTGGGTTCAAGAGTGTCTTTCTAGTTACTTCTCAGCCGTAAATATTCAGCAATGGATATAAGATACGGTTCAATGAAGAGCCTTGCCCACATTGCAATCTTGGGTACGTAGTTCCTGAATGGGTGGAGGAGAATCCAACTCTTTCTGACATCAGAAAAATATATGGTGCTACCACTCTTCCAACGACAACAATAGTCTTACCTCTGAAGCCTGATAAGGTCCAACCTGTGGTGCAGCAGCTCTCAAGCATTCATCCTGAAGTTCTGTTGTTCCTTTCGAAGATAAAACAACTTTCTGTCAGGGAACATAATAAGGATCCTAGGCTCAATACCGTAAGTGCAATAGCCATTACAAGTGAGACTAATTTTGTAACAAGGAAGAACATCGATGCTGAGTCTTACACACTCCCATCTCTTGGCGGAGGAAAAGGCTACGGGGTCCGAAAGAGGATGCAGCTACTATATGTGGAAGCAGAAGTTTCCTGTCAGGCAAGAAAACAAAGTGGAAAGAAGAATGGATGTAGAACAGTTGGTGATCACGTTGGCTTTTCCCATTGAAGAGCGTCTCAACAGAGGGATGAGCTCACCTGGGGTCTATGCATTTCTTCCCACAGAGATGGTCACTAACTTTCCCTTCATAATCCAGGCAGATTTTCTTCTTGCAGCATCAAGGGAAACAATCCTCTTGGACAACAAGTGGAACAAAGGGATTCTTGCATGTGTGCCCTCTGCTTTTATCGACGCTTTGGTCTCGCTAatcaaaaattcagaaaatgcTCCAGTATCTAGTTTGGCTCCCATGTTCAAGTTCATTCCTGTCAACACCTCTTCTTATCAAGAGTTGAATATCGTGAGGGAGTCGATCAAAGCAAAGCTCATCGAAGAAAATATTGTTCCAAGTGAGTCGTACACAAAGCAGAAATTTTTTCATAAACCTCGCGAAGTTGGTAGGCTTATGCCTGCTTTCTGGAGCATATTGGAGAAGGCATGGAAGCAAGAGGTGAGCTTGTTTAATCTCTCATCCCATGGAAAGTATATTTTGAGTTCTTCATTTGATAAGGAGGAGTATGATCACATATTGAATTTCTTGGGAGTGGAACCAGTCAACAATGAATGGTACGCAAAGTGCATCCAGAGTTCTAATCTTGTTGCAGGAGTTTCAGAGGACTTGCATTTAGAGATCTTACTATTTGTTGCTGATAATTGGATGTCCAAATTTGACTGTACCAACATGAAGAACATAGCACTATATATAAAGTATGTGGGTCTTGATGGGGATGAGTCTTTGTGCAGTATAAATGAATGCACACACCGGAACCGAGAGAGGTTGGTGTCCTTATCACGTCAGTATGATCAGGTGTCGTGGCTGGTTGATTGTAGCAAGGAATTCAGATGTGTGGGAAATCGTTTTTTTTCTGCCAAAAAGCACACAAGAAGCTATATTCTCCAACTCTAAGAGAGTGACCTTGTGGGAATGGCTTCGAGATCATGTGCAGATTTGTTTTGTGACTGTATATGACTATGCAGTTCACCTTAATAGTTCTCTCCATAATGACCGGAAGCTTGCTGTTGCCTTTGTTCACTTCTTATATCACTCTCTCTCAAAGAATCATCTTACAAAAGGGGAAGTGGATAATTTGTGTGGCATTATGCCACTCGTAGATAACAATGGGAATATAAGCACACAAAGGGAAGGCTACATTGAGCTAGCAGAAGACTACTTACAGCCAGTTCGTTTTGCAGGTGAATTTACTTCTGGAGAACAGCTCTTAAAGTTCCTTAAACTCATGTTGCAGCTTCTGATATCCCTTGACCCTTATATATCCCTTATATGATGACAGATCTAGAGGAGCTATATATGAGGAATTTAATTTGGAATAGGGTCGTATCTATTTCAAGTGAGATTAAAACGTGTCATTTTATATATAGTTGATCCTGTGATGTGAGGCCACTCCACTGTTGAAATAAAACAGAATATTGTTCATGAATTAAAGATGATCTTTAtcccttaatttaattttattggaAAATGACGTTATTAGTCaaaattttattgaagaaaggtctataaaatgattaaattaagtTAAATTCATTGCACTTATAATAAATGGCATGAGACAAATTTATGATGAGGATAATTAGTAGGGATCGCTTATTGTGGTTCGACGTCGTGTCCCTCCTTCCCAAATTTCTTATCTTTATGGAGGTAGGATGTACAaatttcttatctttcagtccaCCTCTTGCAAATTTGCTGTTAGATTTGTGGGATGTATATGTGAATCCTTATGAGTGACACAAATTTTATggtgaatttgcaaaaataaaataaaatgagagagaagcaataaaaaagaaaagaatcatttataaaaaatgaatgtaATCCTATGTATAGGAGTaattaacttttcatttataaaataatacaatagGCACGTATTGTCATATTCtccctttttattattattattatttttttaatcaggtGATTGTTAAGAGATTGtgtagaaaattaaaataaggttttattttgaagaaattaacCTCTAAAttcctttaaaagaaaaaaagaagaagaagaagttaaaagTAGTATGAAAAAATTGTTCCAATCCGAAATATAAATATCGATTAAAAGGAGTAAAACTAAAACTGTTCAAAATTGAGTGAATAGagttagaaataaaaaacaatacgAAATGTTTTGATTTGATGCGGATGAAATTGATCGTTGTGATGTAAAATAATTTGATTAGACTCGTTAGAAACCACAAGGGAAGCTTCGCAATTAAATGTAGATCGAAGCAATGTCGGTGCAAATCATACTTTTTGGAAAAGagttcttgtttttatttatttattattatgataataattattttataaaaatttgaacCGCAGTAAAGTTATATATAGGTGAAATAAGATCGAAACTTTTgtgagaaaaaaatgaaaataatttgttCGGTAAAAAGGAAGTTGAGTTTTCtaggattaaaaaaaagagaaggaaaagagtGTGTTGCCAAACATAACCATGTAATAAAATTTATACAAGGAATGAGAaatatgtgaattttttttgaattttttgagagataaaagtaaagaaaattgtttgataattagaaaaaataagtttgactcttttttttcagaaaaaaaataaaaattgattgatgtaatataaaagtaagagaagtttgaattttttgctagagaaaaatgaaaaaaaaaaaaattatttggtaatTTGAATAAAagagtttcatttttttttaaaaagtaaagtGTATCTATTTTggtcataaaaaataatgacaaaatatttcttatttaattatttttaaaaaatctatgggattttaaaaaataagattcAATCTCATGTAAAAGAGGCGCTTTACATGAACTCAAAACTTACTTGACAAGGATAAGATCTTGCTTTTGAAGGATTTTAcgtcataaaaaaagaaaaaagaaaaatcagtgTTATATTAAACAATACTCTCgctaaaaaagagaaaaaagaaaaaaagaaaaagaaaaaaaaaagaaaaaaaagaagaagaggaatatcGATAGCTCAGTAGGTCTGGTCAGGCTAAAATCCTACCACGTAgaggaatatattttattttatcttccaCTTCAATAAAGTAGGGTTTTTATCCAGTGGCATCGCGGTTACATAAATCCCCTTACGCACCTGGTATCGTGGCAAACCCCAAAATGGGCACTCTCCTCTCCAACCAAGCAAAATCCTTTAGACCCATGCACAACAAATGCAGCCAATTTGGCCTTCTGTCTTGGTCTTCGGTCGTCCACCCTcctttgaaaatgaaaagacgATGCGGTGGTCGAATCAACTTCTAAAGCTCATGGAAAGCCCTGCTTTTCCGTACAACTCATTTTCCTTGCTGCGTCAAAAATTTATTCTGCTTCACCTTTTCTTTAACTTCCTTGAGAAGTATACCCTCCATGGTCAATTAGTTAAGCATATAGAAGATTGTCTGGTTTCGATCACTCTCTGATCAGTACTCTGCTTCCACTCTCTCGCTAAGCTAAGATCTAGGTTTTGTGGcattgtgtgtgtgttgttgttgtgggaAGGTACGGACATGGAGAAGGCGAGAGAACACATAGAAGAGATACGTAGAAAAAAGTTTTCAATCGGAGGGGAACCGAACCCATTGACGGAGGATCTTCACCAGGCCGTCAGGAACCTCTCTGCTGAACTTTATGCCAAGGATGTCCACTTTCTCATGGAGCTCATTCAGGTTCCCTCATTTTAGCATCCATTTGTGAGCTAGCGATCGAGCGTGTTTGTTTGTTATGGGTTCTCgatgatgtatatatatatgttttttttttttttttttttgatgaatcgGTAAGCATTTTCATTCAAACAACTGcaatatatatgttgatgaaccgaataatattaattatgtgtttgttcttcaatcaattaaattacttcatttttgtttaatttctcAATATTGCGATTAATATATCGATGATTAGAGAGATGGTGAATTTTGTTTGTCAGAATGCGGAAGATAACGATTACCTGGAGGATCATCCACCATCGCTCGAGTTCGTCATAACTTCTGAGGACATCACGGCCACAGGAGCTCCAGTGACATTGCTGATTTTCAACAATGAGAAAGGTTTCTCCCCTAAGAACATAGACTCCATTTGCAGTGTTGGTCGCTCCACCAAGAAAGGCAACAGGAAACGCGGTTATATTGGAGAAAAAGGTACTTCTTCACCTACTCTCCCTAGAATACTGTTTGCACTGTATATGTTGTTATCAGAACTAGCGCCACCAAATGTGTCGATCAGATTTGATTTAAGTTTTGGGTTCAGAGTTTAAGCCGAATATCAAAATTGTTGTAGTTTTACTACTGTTTTAGATGCATGTGTCCGTTGTTTGTTAAGAAAGTATTAGTCAAGAGCGTCTCTAGAAAGGATAGGTAAATGTCAAATTTATGAATAATTTTTCGTCACCACTATAAtagacaaaataaatttttgcctttTACTCTAAATAGAAAATAGACTCACTATTTACATTacaaagatttttattttctgtcttcccttttttctctttctctcgccCTATTTCTTTCATACTTTTTCCTTCACTAAATAATATTCAAATGCAAATAGaaagtaaaatagaaaatatgtttGAGAGGGATATGGCTTAGATGCTGTAAATTATTTTACATGTAATCAAATCCAAACCCTAGATTAACTACGGCATAGGTGCtgtaaaattttttacagaACCTAAGCCTAATTCAGTTAAGAGCATCTCTAGAAAGGATAGGGAAATGagtaatagctaaaatagagagttgtactttttcaatagctacTTTGACTATTATTGTTGAAAATATACCGTTTGCAGAACTGAATATTTATACTGTTAAATTAGACTCGGAGGTagaattttcaatttggctaaTTTAAGATATGAGTTTACGAAGCTTTTAAATTTACGACTTCtgccaaacaaataaaaaatgccaTGGAAAATACTATTATATGGGGGACCGCGGGCTAGGAAGCTACCCCACCCGGCCACCCCTCAATTGGAGGGACGGGGGTGGCCAACCACGAGCCTCCCCCTCTGTTTGGGGGCTGTTACCCAGTCtgtgccttttctttttttttttttcttttttttttttttaaaaaaaagggaaagacaTAATACTATTTTCACGTTATTTATTGTTATTCACTTGAGGAAAAATGGATTCGTAAACTCAAATCTTCAATTGACCAAATTGAAATTTGGGGTCTAAAAGACAAAATCGGAACAACACAGGTgctttttttggaatgtttttccTTAAATAAAAGTTAATAGCTAAAAGAACATTTTATTACTTGGTAAAATAagtgataaataataataaaaattagggcACTAGCGCGTGCGCGTTAGTACTGAGTTGGGTGATGTATTAAAGAATGGGTGCAAATGCATTTTAAGCAAttcttcctattttattttatttgttttgagaaattcaaaaaatgaagtcGGGCCAGAAAATTCGTTATATTTTTAGCGAACTAAATCAACCGAAGGAATgaagagcatatatatatatatatatgttgctgCTGGCTGCTCCTATGGTTAACTTAATTTCTGGTTAATATGCAGGAATTGGGTTCAAGAGTGTCTTTCTAGTTACTTCTCAGCCGTACATATTCAGCAATGGATATAAGATACGGTTCAATGAAGAGCCTTGCCCACATTGCAATCTTGGGTACGTAGTTCCTGAATGGGTGGAGGAGAATCCAACTCTTTCTGACATCAGACAAATATATGGTGCTACCACTCTTCCAACGACAACAATAGTCTTACCTCTGAAGCCTGATAAGGTCAAACCTGTGACGCAGCAGCTCTCAAGCATTCATCCTGAAGTTCTGTTGTTCCTTTCGAAGATAAAACAACTTTCTGTCAGGGAACATAATAAGGATCCTAGGCTCAATACCGTAAGTGCAATAGCCATTACAAGTGAGACTAATTTTGTAACAAGGAAGAACATTGATGCTGAGTCTTACACACTCCATCTCTTGGCGGAGGAAAAGGCTACGGGGTCCGAAAGAGGATGCAGCTACTATATGTGGAAGCAGAAGTTTCCTGTCAGGCAAGAAAACAAAGTGGAAAGAAGAATGGAAGTAGAACAAATGGTGATCACGTTGGCTTTTCCCATTGAAGAGCGTCTCAACAGAGGGATGAGCTCACCTGGGGTCTATGCATTTCTTCCCACAGAGATGGTCACTAACTTTCCCTTCATAATCCAGGCAGATTTTCTTCTTGCATCATCAAGGGAAACAATCCTCTTGGACAACAAGTGGAACAAAGGGATTCTTGCATGTGTGCCCTCTGCTTTTATCGACGCTTTGGTCTCGCTAatcaaaaattcagaaaatgcTCCAGTATCTAGTTTGGCTCCCATGTTCAAGTTCATTCCTGTCAACACCTCTTCTTATCAAGAGTTGAATATCGTGAGGGAGTCGATCAAAGCAAAGCTCATTGAAGAAAATATTGTTCCAAGTGAGTCGTACACAAAGCAGAAATTTTTTCATAAACCTCGCGAAGTTGGTAGGCTTATGCCTGCTTTCTGGAGCATATTGGAGAAGGCAAGGAAGCAAGAGGTGAGCTTGTTTAATCTCTCGTCCCATGGAAAGTATATTTTGAGTTCTTCATTTGATAAGGAGGAGTATGATCACATATTGAATTTCTTGGGAGTGGAACCAGTCAACAATGAATGGTACGCAAAGTGCATCCAGAGTTCTAATCTTGTTGCAGGAGTTTCAGAGGACTTGCATTTAGAGATCTTACTATTTGTTGCTGATAATTGGACGTCCAAATTTGACTGTACCAACATGAAGAGCATAGCACTTATAAAGTATGTGGGTCTTGATGGGGATGAGTCTTTGTGCAGTATAAATGAATGCACACACTGGAACCGAGAGAGGGTGGTGTCCTTATCACATCAGTATGATCAGGTGTCGTGGCTGGTTGATTGTAGCAGGGAATTCAGCTGTGTGGGAAATCGTTTTTTTCTGCCAAAAAGCACACAAGAAGCTATATTCTCCAACTCTAAGAGAGTGACCTTGTGGGAATGGCTTCGAGATCATGTGAAGATTAGTTTTGTGACTGTATATGACTATGCAGTTCACCTTAATAGTTCTCTCCATACTGACCGGAAGCTTGCTGTTGCCTTTGTTCACTTCTTATATCACTCTCTCTCGAAGAATCATCTTACAAAAGGGGAAGTGGGTAAATTGTGTGGCATTATGCCACTCGTAGATAACTATGGGAATATAAGCACACAGAGGAAAGGGGTTCTTGTTCCTGCTAACATAAGCCAATGGGTGGAATTGGTTGGTTCAAATCCATGGAGAGGGGAAGGCTACATTGAGCTAGCAGAAAAGTACTTACAGCCAGTTCGTTTTGCAGGTGAAAATACTTCTAAAGAACAGCTCTTAAAGTTCCTTCTAACTCATGTTGGAGCTTCTGATATCCCTTATATATCTCCACCCAATGCTGATTTTCCGGCTGTTTATGCACCACTCACCAATCAAAATGCAATCTTGCTGTTGGATTGGATTCAAAACCTGAAACGTAGAGGTATTTGCATTCCAGGGAAGTTCTTAACAAGCATAAAGGAAGGTAGATGGCTGAAAATTACTTCCAATGGCTGTTCTGGTTACAGGTCACCATCTCAGTCATTCATGCTTACCTCTTCATTGGGAAACATTTTGCAGAATGGATCAGTGCTTGTTGATATTCCATTGGTTGATCAAAGTTTTTATGGTAACAGAATAAATGAGTATAAGGACGAGCTAAAGACAATTGGAGTCATGTTTGAGTATGGAGAAGCATGTGAATTTATTGGGAATCATCTTATGTCTCTTGCAGCTTACTCAACTTTAAATAGAGACAACGTGATTTCTGTACTAAATTTCATCAGATTCTTAACAAAAAAGTTTCTTCATCCGGACAAATTCATTGACagtattaataacaaaaaatggCTAAGGACATCCTGTGGTGACAGGTCTCCAGTTGAATCTGTTTTGTTTGATCACGAATGGGAAACTGCATCTCAAATCAGTGACATCCCCTTCATTGATATAGAGTACTATGGGGAGGAAATCCTTGCTTTTGAAGAGGAGCTCAAATCGCTTGGTGTGTTAATTGGATTCTGTGGAAGTTACAAGCTTGTTGTAGACAACTTAAAATCATCTTCACGCTTGACTTCTCTGAAATCTGATGCCGTTCTTTTGCTACTGAAATGTATGCGTAATTCAGGATCACCCGACAAAATTGTTGAGGCGTTGAGAGGTGTGAGATGCTTCAAGACAAATATGGGTTACAAGTCTCCAGGAGAATGTTTCGTGTTTGACCCTCAATGGGGTTGCATACTAAATGTTTTCGGAGGTTTCCCATTGTTTGATGATGATTTCTATGGAAGCAGCACCTTCTATTACAGAAATGAGTTGAAGCAAACAGGGGTGAAGGTGGATTTTGAGGATGCGGTCAAAGTATTTGCTTTAAGTTTCAAGCAGCACGTGTCTTCcatgacaaaagaaaatgttgtgTCTTTCCTGGCATGTTACAGACAGCTACAGGACACTCCATGTAAGTTTCCTTCAGATCTTAAGAAATACATCCGTGAGGAGAATTGGTTGCGGACTCGGCTCGGTGATAACAGATCTCCAAGCAATTGCATTCTGTTTGGGTCAGATTGGCAATTAATTTCTCCAATTACTCTCCTCCCTTTCATAGATGATAGTGATAATTATTATGGCAAGGAAATTCATGAATACAAGAAAGAGCTGAAGAAGATGGGGGTTGTTGTTGATATCAAAGATGGTGTGAAGTTCATAGCTGCTGGTCTTTATTTTCCCCGAGATCCCTCCCGCATAACTCGTGGAAATGTGCTTACATTGCTAGAATGCATCCGCTTTTTGTTGCAAGATAGGAATTATTCCTTTCCAGACAATTTCTGGAAAAGAGTTTCTAAAAAATGGTTGAAGACCCATGTTGGTCATAGGGCTCCAGACGAGTGCTTATTGTTCGATTCCAGTTGGGCTTCTTATTTGAAGCGGACTGATGGACCTTTTGTACATGAAGGTTTTTATGGTTCTGGTATTACGTCTTACAAAGAAGAACTCAATGCGATAGGGGTTATTGTTGATGTGGAAAAAGGATGCCCATTGATTGCCAGCCA contains these protein-coding regions:
- the LOC133875235 gene encoding uncharacterized protein LOC133875235; this translates as MLSLTHSHLLAEEKATGSERGCSYYMWKQKFPVRQENKVERRMDVEQLVITLAFPIEERLNRGMSSPGVYAFLPTEMVTNFPFIIQADFLLAASRETILLDNKWNKGILACVPSAFIDALVSLIKNSENAPVSSLAPMFKFIPVNTSSYQELNIVRESIKAKLIEENIVPSESYTKQKFFHKPREVGRLMPAFWSILEKAWKQEVSLFNLSSHGKYILSSSFDKEEYDHILNFLGVEPVNNEWYAKCIQSSNLVAGVSEDLHLEILLFVADNWMSKFDCTNMKNIALYIKYVGLDGDESLCSINECTHRNRERLVSLSRQYDQVSWLVDCSKEFRCVGNRFFSAKKHTRSYILQL
- the LOC133875233 gene encoding uncharacterized protein LOC133875233; the protein is MEKAREHIEEIRRKKFSIGGEPNPLTEDLHQAVRNLSAELYAKDVHFLMELIQNAEDNDYLEDHPPSLEFVITSEDITATGAPVTLLIFNNEKGFSPKNIDSICSVGRSTKKGNRKRGYIGEKGIGFKSVFLVTSQPYIFSNGYKIRFNEEPCPHCNLGYVVPEWVEENPTLSDIRQIYGATTLPTTTIVLPLKPDKVKPVTQQLSSIHPEVLLFLSKIKQLSVREHNKDPRLNTVSAIAITSETNFVTRKNIDAESYTLHLLAEEKATGSERGCSYYMWKQKFPVRQENKVERRMEVEQMVITLAFPIEERLNRGMSSPGVYAFLPTEMVTNFPFIIQADFLLASSRETILLDNKWNKGILACVPSAFIDALVSLIKNSENAPVSSLAPMFKFIPVNTSSYQELNIVRESIKAKLIEENIVPSESYTKQKFFHKPREVGRLMPAFWSILEKARKQEVSLFNLSSHGKYILSSSFDKEEYDHILNFLGVEPVNNEWYAKCIQSSNLVAGVSEDLHLEILLFVADNWTSKFDCTNMKSIALIKYVGLDGDESLCSINECTHWNRERVVSLSHQYDQVSWLVDCSREFSCVGNRFFLPKSTQEAIFSNSKRVTLWEWLRDHVKISFVTVYDYAVHLNSSLHTDRKLAVAFVHFLYHSLSKNHLTKGEVGKLCGIMPLVDNYGNISTQRKGVLVPANISQWVELVGSNPWRGEGYIELAEKYLQPVRFAGENTSKEQLLKFLLTHVGASDIPYISPPNADFPAVYAPLTNQNAILLLDWIQNLKRRGICIPGKFLTSIKEGRWLKITSNGCSGYRSPSQSFMLTSSLGNILQNGSVLVDIPLVDQSFYGNRINEYKDELKTIGVMFEYGEACEFIGNHLMSLAAYSTLNRDNVISVLNFIRFLTKKFLHPDKFIDSINNKKWLRTSCGDRSPVESVLFDHEWETASQISDIPFIDIEYYGEEILAFEEELKSLGVLIGFCGSYKLVVDNLKSSSRLTSLKSDAVLLLLKCMRNSGSPDKIVEALRGVRCFKTNMGYKSPGECFVFDPQWGCILNVFGGFPLFDDDFYGSSTFYYRNELKQTGVKVDFEDAVKVFALSFKQHVSSMTKENVVSFLACYRQLQDTPCKFPSDLKKYIREENWLRTRLGDNRSPSNCILFGSDWQLISPITLLPFIDDSDNYYGKEIHEYKKELKKMGVVVDIKDGVKFIAAGLYFPRDPSRITRGNVLTLLECIRFLLQDRNYSFPDNFWKRVSKKWLKTHVGHRAPDECLLFDSSWASYLKRTDGPFVHEGFYGSGITSYKEELNAIGVIVDVEKGCPLIASHLDFHLEFPTIVRIYNYLSEFKWEPDNEAAKRIWIPSESQSQSGKWVSPGECVLHDKDGLFNLQLQVLEKHYEQKLLSFFSNAFHVRYNPSVDDYCKLWKVWESSGHPLQHADCFKFWVYVLKHWSAKTERTLADSLVKLPVGSGSDGIVLSNKHDVFIADDLQLKDLFERFSPQPIFVWYPRQSLPSLPRTKLLEIYRKIGIRTISESVQKEESSSPDIAHLNQVNPKEILVKKGLVRLILGFLAGPTMKMEVERRHEAIKGLLNITFLESVEPITVNYNLSLSSGEVVKAKASPVILWDRESSKFVAQKLDRSGGYKNIIEYATYFSEAISEGLLWENIDHIEALSELIKLGFTLEFNEEAVEFLMKSKNLQIFMEDEEFLASTFPSD